A window of the Schlesneria paludicola DSM 18645 genome harbors these coding sequences:
- a CDS encoding 3-keto-disaccharide hydrolase — protein MSHNDDFDGYRKWLGISTPRRPPSHYDVLGIKLNEEDHEVILAAAEQRRTFVESKRGIGYDDQVAEILLCIDEAELTLLNNDLRREYDRRIDLFAKRRKGRQVDPSAARSVLASKPGRAIGEDYGIVKTFGGIVAVLCIAFAGMSYFAFNLMSRQKLHTTIEQPPIVQQQDLAGPVAALHEMPTVDSKPPRVPAQKPIPVPVTIPMRTAAQTAMEKPPNLVNVKDVSNDKVVSNSLDHPQTESSGPRVTSDKPEEEILLLGEQTLERWESSPGGDKSNWSLNRGVLKQIKKGPSLVTNQKFEDFDLHLEFKLPSKCNSGIYLRGRYEVQLLDSDYRNKAGQPVPAIGSTGAIWGKIPPAVNAYKGPNKWNGLDVRLVERKVTVRLNGTLIIDSQFIDGVTGQGFLDDQEADPGPILLQSADVIGAEFRDIRIKPLWSSKAQH, from the coding sequence ATGTCGCACAATGATGACTTTGATGGCTACCGAAAATGGCTCGGAATTTCGACACCTCGTCGTCCTCCTTCTCACTACGACGTGTTGGGAATCAAGCTCAACGAAGAGGATCACGAAGTGATCCTGGCGGCCGCGGAGCAGCGTAGGACCTTTGTCGAATCGAAACGGGGAATTGGATACGACGACCAAGTTGCTGAGATTCTGCTGTGCATCGACGAGGCAGAACTCACACTTTTGAACAATGACCTTCGACGAGAATACGATCGACGAATTGATTTGTTCGCAAAACGAAGAAAGGGCCGGCAGGTTGATCCGAGTGCTGCGAGGTCAGTGCTAGCGTCGAAGCCCGGGCGAGCGATCGGCGAAGACTACGGCATCGTGAAGACATTCGGCGGTATCGTCGCGGTGCTCTGTATTGCATTCGCTGGCATGTCGTATTTCGCCTTCAACTTGATGAGTCGGCAAAAGCTGCACACAACAATTGAGCAGCCTCCTATCGTTCAGCAGCAAGACCTGGCAGGCCCAGTGGCAGCACTACATGAGATGCCGACTGTGGACTCAAAGCCACCGCGAGTTCCAGCGCAAAAGCCTATACCGGTTCCCGTCACCATTCCCATGAGAACTGCTGCCCAGACTGCAATGGAGAAACCGCCGAACTTAGTGAACGTGAAGGATGTTTCGAACGACAAGGTCGTGTCAAATTCTCTGGATCACCCTCAAACTGAGTCATCTGGACCGCGCGTAACAAGTGATAAACCAGAAGAGGAAATCCTCCTTCTTGGAGAACAGACTTTAGAGCGTTGGGAATCGTCACCGGGAGGTGACAAATCCAATTGGTCTCTCAACCGTGGAGTGCTCAAGCAAATTAAGAAGGGCCCCTCACTCGTCACTAATCAGAAATTCGAAGACTTCGATCTTCATCTGGAATTTAAGCTGCCGTCCAAATGCAACAGCGGAATTTATCTCCGCGGACGGTACGAGGTTCAACTCTTGGATTCCGACTACCGAAACAAGGCTGGACAACCTGTACCCGCGATCGGCAGTACCGGAGCAATTTGGGGAAAAATTCCACCAGCAGTCAATGCTTATAAAGGCCCGAACAAGTGGAACGGTCTCGATGTGCGGCTCGTAGAGCGTAAAGTCACCGTTCGACTGAATGGGACACTCATCATCGACTCCCAATTCATTGACGGTGTGACCGGCCAAGGGTTTTTGGATGATCAAGAAGCCGACCCGGGGCCAATCCTCCTCCAGAGTGCCGATGTCATCGGCGCGGAGTTTCGTGATATTCGAATCAAGCCGCTTTGGAGTTCAAAAGCCCAACACTGA
- a CDS encoding SMI1/KNR4 family protein has translation MSVKINDSKPQLSKKKLSAVEKRLKIDLPEDYRQFMLTHNGGWPEPSEFKYGDGPYTDSCVDWFLSIYDGEYSNFEEYFEQFKGDEPRMPTELVPIALDPGGNLVCISTHGPNRGKVFFWDHEEEASDGQVPDYRNVYTVANSFTEFLSMLTTL, from the coding sequence ATGTCAGTTAAAATCAATGACAGTAAGCCACAGCTGTCCAAAAAAAAGCTTTCTGCAGTTGAAAAGCGGTTGAAAATCGACTTGCCTGAAGACTATCGCCAATTCATGCTTACCCACAATGGTGGGTGGCCTGAGCCTAGTGAGTTCAAATACGGGGACGGACCATACACGGATTCGTGTGTAGATTGGTTCCTATCAATTTATGATGGGGAATACTCTAATTTTGAAGAGTATTTCGAGCAATTCAAGGGTGATGAACCACGTATGCCTACAGAGCTTGTGCCTATTGCACTTGATCCCGGTGGTAACTTAGTGTGCATTTCGACGCATGGCCCTAATCGAGGAAAAGTGTTTTTTTGGGATCACGAAGAAGAAGCATCTGATGGACAAGTTCCTGATTACCGAAATGTGTATACTGTCGCAAATTCTTTTACCGAGTTTCTTTCGATGTTAACCACTCTGTGA
- a CDS encoding HNH endonuclease — MRSYSSNVEGFTCLGNRWLSTANDLRLNIHPAPSGGSMVSLIVNATSQRSWDTAAPQLPDSTLRLTAAGSSYVITDKLKNVRYVFDSTGKILEQSTLQLTDRGLAATTYTYNSNGTLQQITTSAGQDYSVEFTYHVSNPSLLVRVQVKDALTAGNLLQQVDYTYYHDVVGRSTDLGTTNDLVQVKVARKATSDPAGTLSIIRYTQYRYSPGSLLKAVFEHADIQRMMTALSLSTPESVMTLSDLSGTPKVNTFANRSFTYYTANVSTSSINTPFATGEDLNATYGGGEYSEYNYVASETIRGCGSCNSTGSLKKQYFYTSRVSQGAANGVNHIVIEDTQDSSGVAKYRTIYGLEFTGRLLRKVFIENPVSSPKYWCESWTMTDSTTRSTYLTGSHRYPSAHTVVTTASNLRTFLHPYDGTSWANDTSTLNSTSGLIRTHSFNTNGQRTDSFVQNGSAGTPYYVAAYDFGDTTNPNLITARYDYPTQTTSRSAGKQRSYSYTFYDTAHQQLKTRTTTWPTISASQNGSGVATTTREYFDNLGRLRWTQDGEGYIDYYSYNPKTGRLAYSATDVDPASPGSDITSGSTGNWDAVTFGGANTNAPSRSGSLPSPLALANKRYYDAQGRSTQVIDASGAFHFVAYSNTQTVQFPYWNSSTNKSELPIRVTQFNSSGLVTDKVRLRIPFSTISTSSGVPISFSTVPSQSDYVSWTRTSYDPVGRLSSVDRYATIPSSGSGTLGSDYYRSIVQYDSLGRLQYGIDVIKGSASGNRVEQVTQLVYDTLDRVTQVNTGVSGDSAANSHDMTDNYDVYPTLRTRSQVVYDGGGVGDGHVTKGREFFGTGSTDYTGTNYFRTYRGDLRGIEPFYVSSSTETPIGPYSVKDVDWLGRTTTASIFNTAPTWSTVLTGDGYSAYASSTATNRRTQVDTLYDDLGRVYQAKKFKIAATTGAGTNYLSRKNYFDRNDQLVATGIEYAKGTEIAYDGAGRAYQQRTVVALKSTPYTSAAFNYNAPAPKPSLNSMSGGDSGVLTLYHQSLDANGNASEVNSLEDNHDDLAGSSKGINLTNNNDYVRQTEFRWFDTVGRFTTSADFGSGDATSGAGQWKYASKPSRPSTEPTASSNTSLISRRSYNADSGIPETTVDPAGVTTKRFVDRLGRATYVASNFNDFNASTESGTGDPTDSSKDQVTKWIYDGPKRLKQLVAMDPNADGNLSDNQVTTYLYEDAVSADRTTNSIYPDSTDTTSSGSDQVKLAYNVDGSLNQRTDQRGAVIGYSYASTRLLSMQSVSTLGSGVDGSVRSIGHTYDSLRRIQKLTSYASTAGTGSIVNEVQFVPDEMDQIAVTYQSHSGAVNTSTTPKVQYVNNNNTAGSVFNKQYRRQWITYPNGRIIYHDFGPAGNPYDVLNQVRTIHETNTLGTTFVQYEYNGAGSTLAGVTLSEPSLKLDYFQGTVGTYKGRDRFGRVVDHYWKGSGSTPDADRFRYGYDYASNRVYKDIDSSIYATNTKDEAYTYDGLHRLSTTKVGTLSGSTISGTPATEEAFTLDALGNWPNYLTKASGTATLNQTRTANSANEIASISESVGATWATPAYDAAGNMTTIPKPSAPAAGYTATYDAWNRLVKLVDTSTSQTVQQNQYDGRNFRVVTLSYSSGTLSETRHAYYTDDWRCVEERVGSATTADRQFVWGDRHIDDLIVRDRGVERLYSLHDANRNVTAIVDGAGVTQERYAYSSYGVPISLGPSFGLRPSSSFNWETQLAGYRYDISTGLNQVRNRYYNSPLGVWCERDSFEFAAGMNLTAYCANDPIGLVDPYGENPEADTIALGLPRHVRTNGQIGSAGNKLSTVEEGLPEAVAWKRVGVEVHAIQPVPAAAARGTFGWWGRQKIAPKVCSGVRRIKGNLPINSEYAGKKYFDNLSKALKKKYPKGVDFTSGGFPNFTPYSKKDVRIKYSGTRNGDYRAANEAAGFKRTPEGWTWHHHEDVDEYGYGMMQLVPTDLHGAVKHNGGVSVFTEKFGQRGYK; from the coding sequence ATGCGAAGCTACTCGAGCAACGTCGAGGGCTTCACGTGCTTGGGAAACCGATGGCTTTCCACCGCAAATGACCTACGGTTGAATATTCATCCTGCGCCATCAGGCGGATCGATGGTCTCTTTAATCGTCAACGCGACTTCCCAACGCAGTTGGGATACCGCGGCTCCCCAACTGCCGGATAGTACGCTCAGGCTCACCGCGGCGGGCTCCAGCTATGTCATCACAGACAAGCTAAAAAACGTGAGATACGTGTTCGACTCGACTGGGAAAATCCTCGAGCAGTCGACACTTCAACTGACCGATCGCGGATTGGCCGCGACAACTTATACTTACAATTCCAACGGAACGCTTCAGCAAATCACAACTTCGGCAGGACAGGACTATTCTGTCGAGTTTACCTACCACGTGAGTAATCCCTCGCTGCTGGTACGCGTTCAGGTAAAAGACGCACTCACTGCAGGCAATCTGTTACAGCAGGTCGACTACACGTACTACCATGATGTCGTCGGTCGTTCGACCGACCTCGGGACCACTAACGATCTGGTGCAGGTCAAGGTTGCCAGGAAAGCGACGTCGGATCCAGCGGGGACACTGTCAATTATTCGATACACACAGTATCGCTACAGCCCCGGTAGCTTGCTGAAGGCCGTATTCGAACATGCCGACATTCAACGAATGATGACGGCGCTATCGCTCAGCACTCCCGAAAGCGTGATGACGCTTTCGGATCTCTCCGGAACACCGAAAGTCAATACATTTGCGAATCGAAGTTTCACATACTACACCGCCAACGTATCGACCTCCTCGATCAATACTCCGTTTGCAACTGGCGAAGATCTCAACGCGACCTACGGCGGTGGTGAATATAGCGAATACAACTACGTTGCAAGTGAAACCATTCGTGGTTGCGGATCATGCAATTCCACAGGGTCCCTCAAGAAACAATATTTCTATACCTCGCGAGTCAGTCAGGGGGCTGCGAACGGTGTCAATCATATCGTCATCGAAGACACACAAGATTCGAGTGGCGTCGCCAAGTATCGTACAATTTACGGGCTTGAGTTCACGGGACGATTGCTGCGAAAAGTGTTCATTGAAAATCCCGTCAGCTCACCAAAATACTGGTGCGAATCTTGGACGATGACTGATAGTACGACACGTTCCACCTACTTGACGGGTTCACATCGATACCCAAGTGCGCACACTGTCGTTACGACGGCGTCCAACTTGAGAACGTTTTTGCATCCATACGATGGCACGAGTTGGGCGAATGACACGAGTACACTCAATTCGACGTCAGGACTGATTCGAACGCATTCGTTCAATACGAATGGGCAGAGAACGGATTCTTTCGTGCAGAATGGATCGGCGGGCACTCCATACTATGTTGCCGCGTATGATTTTGGAGACACGACGAATCCCAATCTCATCACGGCTCGTTATGACTACCCGACTCAGACAACCTCGCGATCTGCCGGCAAGCAACGGTCCTATAGCTATACGTTCTATGACACTGCACATCAGCAACTCAAGACGAGGACGACAACCTGGCCCACGATTTCGGCGTCGCAGAATGGCTCTGGCGTTGCGACAACAACGAGGGAGTATTTCGACAACCTGGGGCGACTTCGATGGACTCAGGATGGTGAAGGTTACATTGACTACTACAGCTACAACCCGAAGACCGGACGATTGGCATACTCCGCGACCGATGTGGATCCAGCGTCTCCGGGAAGCGACATCACCAGCGGATCGACGGGAAATTGGGATGCGGTCACGTTCGGCGGTGCAAATACGAACGCTCCAAGTCGAAGTGGTTCGCTACCGAGCCCATTGGCGTTGGCCAATAAACGGTACTACGACGCGCAAGGTCGCTCGACACAAGTCATTGATGCCAGTGGGGCGTTTCATTTCGTAGCCTATTCCAACACCCAAACGGTTCAATTCCCGTATTGGAATAGCTCGACCAATAAGAGTGAACTTCCGATCCGAGTGACCCAGTTCAATAGCAGCGGTCTGGTGACAGACAAGGTTCGCTTGCGGATTCCTTTTTCGACAATTTCCACGTCATCTGGGGTTCCAATTAGTTTTTCGACAGTCCCTTCGCAAAGCGACTATGTCTCTTGGACGCGAACGTCATATGACCCAGTGGGGCGGCTTTCGTCTGTCGATCGCTATGCGACGATCCCCTCTTCAGGTAGCGGGACATTGGGTTCCGATTATTACCGGAGCATCGTCCAATACGACTCTCTCGGACGGTTGCAGTACGGTATTGATGTGATCAAAGGATCGGCTTCAGGGAATCGGGTGGAGCAGGTTACGCAACTGGTTTACGACACATTAGATCGTGTCACACAAGTGAATACCGGTGTCAGCGGTGATTCCGCTGCCAATAGCCATGACATGACGGACAACTATGACGTCTATCCAACGTTGCGAACCAGAAGCCAGGTTGTCTACGACGGAGGCGGGGTCGGTGATGGGCACGTCACCAAAGGGCGGGAGTTCTTCGGTACGGGAAGTACCGATTACACCGGTACGAATTATTTCAGGACGTATCGAGGCGATCTGCGGGGTATTGAGCCGTTCTATGTCAGCAGTTCTACTGAAACACCGATCGGCCCTTATTCGGTCAAAGATGTCGATTGGCTAGGACGGACGACCACGGCCTCAATTTTTAATACTGCGCCGACATGGTCTACTGTGTTGACGGGTGACGGATACAGCGCGTACGCCTCCTCGACAGCGACGAATAGAAGAACCCAAGTCGACACGCTCTACGATGATCTTGGTCGCGTTTACCAGGCGAAGAAGTTCAAAATCGCAGCGACGACAGGAGCTGGCACCAACTACCTGTCTCGCAAAAATTACTTCGACCGAAATGATCAGCTCGTCGCGACTGGCATCGAGTACGCCAAGGGAACCGAAATCGCCTACGATGGTGCTGGGCGTGCGTATCAGCAACGAACCGTTGTTGCTCTAAAATCAACGCCATACACATCAGCTGCGTTCAACTACAACGCGCCAGCCCCCAAGCCATCCTTGAACTCAATGAGTGGCGGGGACTCAGGCGTCCTAACGCTTTATCACCAAAGCCTTGATGCCAATGGAAACGCATCGGAAGTCAATAGTTTAGAGGACAACCACGACGATCTGGCAGGTTCGTCTAAGGGGATCAACCTCACGAACAACAATGACTACGTTCGTCAGACGGAGTTTCGGTGGTTCGATACGGTTGGAAGGTTCACAACGTCGGCAGATTTTGGGTCTGGGGACGCGACATCTGGGGCGGGACAATGGAAATATGCTTCGAAACCAAGCCGACCTTCGACGGAGCCGACAGCTTCAAGCAATACTTCGCTCATCTCGCGGAGATCATACAACGCTGATTCGGGCATACCTGAAACCACCGTCGATCCTGCCGGGGTTACGACTAAGCGTTTTGTCGATCGCTTGGGCCGCGCAACGTATGTCGCTTCCAATTTCAATGACTTCAATGCGTCGACAGAGTCAGGTACTGGAGATCCAACTGATTCTTCCAAGGATCAGGTCACAAAATGGATTTACGATGGTCCAAAGCGCCTCAAGCAGTTAGTTGCTATGGATCCCAACGCGGATGGAAATCTGTCGGATAATCAGGTCACAACCTACTTGTATGAAGACGCGGTCAGTGCTGATCGAACGACGAATTCCATCTATCCAGACTCCACTGATACGACGTCGTCCGGCAGCGATCAAGTCAAATTGGCCTACAACGTCGATGGAAGTCTTAATCAGCGAACGGACCAGCGCGGTGCCGTAATTGGATATTCGTACGCGAGTACTCGTCTGCTTTCGATGCAGTCCGTTTCGACTTTGGGCTCGGGAGTCGACGGGAGTGTTCGCTCCATTGGCCACACATACGATAGCTTGCGTCGTATTCAGAAACTCACAAGCTACGCGAGCACTGCGGGGACTGGCTCCATCGTCAACGAGGTTCAGTTCGTCCCCGATGAAATGGATCAGATCGCGGTGACGTACCAGTCGCACAGCGGCGCCGTCAATACATCCACAACCCCCAAAGTGCAGTACGTCAACAACAATAACACGGCAGGTTCTGTCTTCAATAAGCAATATCGTCGTCAATGGATCACCTATCCCAACGGGCGGATTATCTATCACGACTTTGGCCCTGCGGGGAATCCCTACGACGTTCTAAATCAGGTTCGAACGATTCATGAGACGAACACTCTCGGAACGACTTTCGTTCAGTATGAGTACAACGGTGCAGGCTCGACGCTTGCCGGCGTGACGTTATCGGAGCCTTCTCTAAAGCTCGATTACTTCCAAGGTACGGTTGGTACGTACAAAGGGCGTGATCGCTTCGGTCGTGTGGTCGATCACTATTGGAAGGGTTCAGGATCAACTCCCGATGCTGATCGATTCCGTTACGGCTACGACTACGCGAGCAATCGAGTTTACAAGGACATCGATTCCTCGATTTACGCCACAAACACGAAAGACGAGGCCTACACGTATGACGGTCTCCACCGCCTGAGCACAACGAAAGTGGGAACGCTTTCAGGTTCGACAATCTCTGGCACGCCGGCTACAGAAGAAGCATTTACACTGGATGCACTGGGGAATTGGCCAAATTATTTGACCAAAGCGTCAGGCACGGCAACCCTCAATCAGACTCGGACAGCGAACTCCGCAAATGAAATTGCATCAATCTCTGAATCCGTCGGGGCGACCTGGGCAACTCCCGCCTACGACGCCGCGGGAAATATGACCACGATTCCCAAGCCATCTGCTCCCGCAGCGGGCTACACTGCGACATATGATGCTTGGAATCGACTTGTCAAATTGGTGGATACGTCAACCAGCCAAACCGTTCAGCAGAACCAGTACGATGGACGCAATTTCCGTGTGGTCACGCTGAGCTACTCCAGCGGCACCTTATCTGAGACACGACACGCATACTACACTGACGATTGGAGGTGCGTGGAAGAGCGAGTCGGCAGCGCAACGACGGCAGATAGGCAGTTTGTGTGGGGGGATCGGCACATTGACGATCTCATTGTCCGTGATCGAGGAGTCGAAAGACTGTATTCGCTTCACGACGCGAACCGGAATGTAACTGCGATTGTAGACGGGGCGGGAGTTACTCAGGAGCGATATGCTTACTCTAGCTACGGCGTGCCGATCTCCCTGGGCCCTAGCTTCGGATTACGGCCATCAAGCTCCTTCAATTGGGAAACACAGCTGGCAGGATATCGATACGATATCTCCACAGGCCTCAATCAAGTCCGCAACCGTTACTATAATTCGCCTCTTGGGGTCTGGTGCGAGCGAGATTCATTTGAATTTGCGGCCGGAATGAATCTTACGGCCTACTGCGCGAATGATCCTATTGGATTAGTTGATCCTTACGGAGAAAATCCAGAAGCGGACACGATAGCTCTCGGCCTTCCCCGGCACGTTCGCACAAACGGCCAGATAGGTAGTGCTGGCAATAAACTGTCAACTGTGGAGGAGGGGCTTCCTGAAGCCGTTGCATGGAAACGAGTTGGCGTCGAAGTACATGCCATTCAACCGGTTCCTGCGGCAGCTGCAAGAGGCACTTTTGGCTGGTGGGGTCGGCAGAAAATTGCTCCTAAGGTCTGCAGTGGTGTGCGAAGAATCAAAGGAAATTTGCCGATAAATAGTGAATATGCAGGGAAAAAATATTTCGACAATCTCAGCAAAGCGTTAAAAAAGAAGTATCCCAAAGGCGTCGATTTTACTTCGGGAGGTTTTCCAAATTTTACGCCATATTCGAAGAAAGATGTTCGAATAAAGTATAGTGGGACGCGAAATGGTGACTATAGGGCAGCAAACGAAGCGGCGGGATTCAAAAGGACGCCAGAGGGGTGGACGTGGCATCATCACGAGGATGTTGACGAATATGGATATGGTATGATGCAACTTGTGCCAACGGATTTACACGGTGCTGTGAAACACAATGGTGGCGTGTCGGTATTTACCGAGAAGTTTGGACAAAGAGGTTACAAGTAG
- a CDS encoding SGNH/GDSL hydrolase family protein, giving the protein MEGLQHDRVSGGYITLDWTASGGRKRRLYRLEVRNGSPNLRGIYVDTSSTVWSADDANRVRGVMIADSIWAGANFGPFIPGGSVCNLLSHEMGWNDLWDFAQGGTGYVNRGNTPGAGSETYGYRVPQALLTKPDVWLLMGTTNDQNNYSTFQAAVTSAIAAIRAGSSAPIVIFGLWSINDTSWTVGQKIADFEDFLKAAVASFSDPNIFFVPVRNDPTGPWITGTWNNGFNTNSTNATAYIASDNVHPPDPGTQYLAARVAQALRQQILPNLI; this is encoded by the coding sequence ATGGAAGGCCTGCAGCACGATCGCGTGTCAGGGGGCTACATCACACTGGACTGGACGGCATCTGGCGGTCGTAAGCGGCGTTTGTACCGTTTGGAAGTTCGCAACGGCAGCCCGAATTTGCGTGGCATTTATGTCGATACCAGCTCAACGGTTTGGTCTGCTGACGATGCCAACCGGGTGCGGGGCGTTATGATCGCCGATTCCATCTGGGCCGGTGCCAACTTTGGTCCATTCATTCCAGGTGGCTCAGTGTGCAACCTGCTCTCTCACGAGATGGGCTGGAACGACCTTTGGGATTTCGCCCAAGGCGGCACGGGCTACGTGAACCGCGGCAATACTCCTGGAGCTGGCAGTGAGACGTATGGCTATCGCGTCCCACAGGCCCTGCTCACGAAGCCCGACGTTTGGCTGTTGATGGGCACGACGAACGATCAAAACAACTATTCCACATTCCAGGCTGCTGTCACGTCCGCCATTGCCGCAATCCGGGCTGGCTCGAGTGCACCGATAGTTATCTTTGGCTTGTGGAGCATCAACGACACATCGTGGACAGTCGGTCAAAAGATCGCAGACTTCGAGGACTTCTTGAAGGCCGCAGTCGCCTCGTTCAGCGACCCGAATATTTTCTTTGTCCCTGTACGCAACGATCCGACGGGGCCGTGGATCACGGGGACCTGGAACAATGGTTTCAACACGAACTCCACGAACGCAACCGCATATATTGCCAGTGACAATGTGCATCCGCCAGATCCTGGCACGCAATATCTGGCAGCGCGCGTCGCGCAGGCGCTTCGCCAACAAATCCTGCCAAATCTCATATGA
- a CDS encoding DUF1552 domain-containing protein gives MTALRCSRRMMLRGLGVSLALPWLELNSSRGAHGVDGTAFPLRIGFVFASNGAIMQKWTPQSEGPLRHLPPTLEPLGKVCKKVNVLSGLMQDNANAKGDGDGDHARSAAAFLTGAHPRKNGNIHAGVSIDQVIAQRIGRLTPLASLELGTERNRTSGQCDSGYSCAYSSNISWRSASSPMAKEINPKHAFARMFRSGLESRQEQARRDFYRKSVLDAVSSESLKLQAKLGQADRQKLDEYFTSIREIEVRIAQSEQQEDRRVRPDIALPSRIPSDIDEHIRLLFDVMAIAFQTDSTRVATYMLANEASDRQYQMVGVHEGHHILSHHKNRPDTMALVQKIDKYLISRFATFLETLDSIREGEKTLLDHSMIVYGGAISDANVHSHESLPILLAGRGRGTIQTGRHIIYPARTPMNNLFLSLLDRMGLSESQFGDSNGRLGKLDG, from the coding sequence ATGACAGCACTCCGTTGTTCGCGACGAATGATGTTACGTGGGCTGGGTGTGTCTCTGGCGCTACCTTGGTTGGAGCTAAATAGCTCCCGGGGAGCACACGGTGTCGACGGAACGGCGTTTCCACTCCGGATCGGCTTCGTATTCGCATCCAATGGCGCCATCATGCAAAAGTGGACTCCTCAATCGGAGGGCCCATTGAGACACCTCCCACCCACACTCGAGCCGTTGGGCAAAGTTTGCAAAAAGGTCAACGTCCTGTCGGGGCTGATGCAAGACAATGCGAATGCCAAAGGTGACGGAGACGGAGACCACGCCCGCTCTGCCGCGGCATTTCTCACGGGTGCTCATCCCCGGAAGAATGGCAATATCCACGCCGGGGTATCCATTGATCAGGTGATCGCGCAGCGCATCGGCCGCTTGACGCCCCTCGCCTCACTGGAACTCGGAACAGAACGGAATCGAACATCGGGGCAGTGTGACTCGGGCTATAGCTGTGCCTATTCCTCAAACATTTCCTGGAGATCGGCGTCCAGTCCGATGGCAAAGGAAATCAATCCGAAGCACGCCTTCGCGCGGATGTTTCGAAGCGGCCTCGAAAGTCGTCAGGAGCAGGCACGGCGGGATTTTTATCGAAAGAGTGTGCTCGACGCCGTGTCATCAGAATCGCTGAAATTGCAGGCAAAGCTCGGTCAGGCAGACCGCCAGAAACTGGATGAATATTTCACCAGCATTCGCGAGATTGAGGTTCGGATCGCCCAGTCCGAGCAGCAGGAAGACCGACGCGTGCGGCCAGACATTGCGTTGCCCTCACGCATTCCGTCTGACATTGACGAACACATTCGCTTGCTGTTCGACGTGATGGCGATTGCGTTTCAAACCGACTCGACACGAGTGGCAACGTACATGCTCGCGAACGAGGCCAGCGATCGTCAGTACCAGATGGTCGGTGTCCACGAGGGACATCACATCCTTTCGCATCACAAGAATCGGCCAGACACGATGGCGCTGGTTCAGAAGATCGACAAATATCTCATCAGTCGATTTGCCACCTTTCTTGAGACTCTAGACAGCATTCGCGAGGGCGAAAAAACGCTTCTTGATCACTCCATGATCGTTTATGGCGGAGCCATCAGTGATGCAAATGTGCATAGCCATGAATCTCTTCCCATTCTGTTGGCAGGGCGGGGCCGCGGAACAATTCAAACGGGGCGGCACATCATCTACCCCGCTCGCACGCCGATGAACAACCTTTTCCTTTCCTTACTGGATCGCATGGGGCTGTCCGAATCGCAGTTTGGTGATTCAAACGGGCGCCTCGGAAAATTGGACGGCTAG